In Streptomyces ambofaciens ATCC 23877, a single genomic region encodes these proteins:
- a CDS encoding endo-1,4-beta-xylanase, producing the protein MRMTLLRLSRAATAGLVAAAALTAAAHTAEAADTLGSAAAGQGRYFGTAVAANHLGEADYAATLNREFNSATPENEMKWDATEPSRGTFTFTAADQVVNHARSQGMDVRGHTLVWHSQLPSWVGGLGAAELRTAMNGHINGVMGRYKGRIHSWDVVNEAFQDGGSGARRSSPFQDKLGDGFIEEAFRTARAADPAAKLCYNDYNTDGVNAKSTAVYTMVKDFKSRGVPIDCVGFQGHFNSASPVPSDFRANLQRFADLGVDVQITELDIEGSGTAQADSYADVVEACLAVDRCTGITVWGVTDKYSWRSGGTPLLFDGDYDEKPAYDAVLTALGGDGGGDPGNGTASCTATYSRTADWNSGYNGQVTITAGSEPIGSWTTTVTFTSPQQVQAAWNATTAWAGGGNVMTARPSWNGTLAAGASTSFGFTVAKNGSDAVPVVGACTAS; encoded by the coding sequence ATGCGCATGACTCTGTTACGTCTGTCGAGAGCGGCCACCGCGGGCCTGGTCGCCGCCGCGGCGCTCACGGCCGCGGCCCACACCGCCGAAGCCGCCGACACGCTCGGGTCGGCGGCGGCCGGCCAGGGCCGGTACTTCGGCACCGCCGTCGCGGCGAACCACCTCGGCGAGGCCGACTACGCCGCCACGCTGAACCGCGAGTTCAACTCGGCGACGCCCGAGAACGAGATGAAGTGGGACGCCACCGAGCCCAGTCGCGGCACCTTCACCTTCACGGCCGCCGACCAGGTCGTGAACCACGCGCGGAGCCAGGGCATGGACGTGCGCGGCCACACCCTGGTCTGGCACTCCCAACTGCCCTCCTGGGTGGGCGGCCTCGGCGCGGCCGAGCTGCGCACCGCCATGAACGGCCACATCAACGGCGTGATGGGCCGCTACAAGGGCCGGATCCACAGCTGGGACGTCGTCAACGAGGCGTTCCAGGACGGCGGCAGCGGCGCCCGGCGCAGCTCGCCCTTCCAGGACAAGCTGGGCGACGGATTCATCGAGGAGGCGTTCCGCACCGCCCGTGCCGCCGACCCGGCCGCCAAGCTCTGCTACAACGACTACAACACCGACGGCGTCAACGCGAAGAGCACCGCCGTCTACACCATGGTCAAGGACTTCAAGTCCCGCGGAGTGCCCATCGACTGCGTGGGCTTCCAGGGCCACTTCAACAGCGCGTCCCCGGTCCCCTCCGACTTCCGGGCCAACCTCCAGCGCTTCGCCGACCTCGGCGTCGACGTGCAGATCACGGAACTCGACATCGAGGGCTCCGGCACGGCACAGGCCGACAGCTACGCCGACGTGGTCGAGGCCTGCCTCGCCGTGGACCGCTGCACCGGCATCACCGTCTGGGGCGTCACCGACAAGTACTCGTGGCGCAGCGGCGGCACCCCGCTGCTGTTCGACGGCGACTACGACGAGAAGCCCGCCTACGACGCCGTCCTGACCGCGCTCGGCGGTGACGGCGGCGGCGACCCGGGCAACGGCACGGCGTCCTGCACCGCCACGTACTCCCGGACCGCGGACTGGAACAGCGGCTACAACGGCCAGGTCACCATCACCGCGGGCAGCGAGCCGATCGGCTCCTGGACGACGACCGTCACCTTCACCTCCCCGCAGCAGGTCCAGGCCGCCTGGAACGCCACGACCGCCTGGGCGGGTGGCGGCAACGTCATGACGGCCCGGCCGAGTTGGAACGGCACCCTGGCGGCGGGGGCGTCGACCAGCTTCGGCTTCACCGTGGCGAAGAACGGCAGCGACGCCGTGCCCGTGGTCGGAGCCTGCACCGCCTCCTGA